One window of Paralichthys olivaceus isolate ysfri-2021 chromosome 20, ASM2471397v2, whole genome shotgun sequence genomic DNA carries:
- the ncdn gene encoding neurochondrin has product MAEGAEVVSCEPPGEEEQGAGGEDGGGSQGDDGGGLTDAQREVLERCLHTLRHAQNDSHTLAALLLITRLCPASQLDKPTLRRIFEAVGLNLPARLLVTAVRGRESSGLPPHELLSLGTALLAALSTDPDMASHPQLLTTIPLLLGLLADGPVSNQQEEKQAGEKGQSPDRKVQAAESSGPESNPAKVEKSAGERKTSKQKCDDGSKSNGVSTSPETSPHERLDEAIAADCYQVLTAVCALPRGLDQLLSRGAVPALCQAVEQNQTFSRQRGLALLGCLLSGKTKEKAWGKHPAELHSLLDRLSKDFCQSTDQARLDMCSKLVQFLPPVGVAAARDELKGVVSCMWGTLRPMMQAKLTPRQIGLILVLSACLLDLYGWELVGPPKICCLLVNRACVEVRMGLEEPPGNELSPELQHTLTGCYRIMEAAIEQACCPAMTQTAAPTPSSISSLSLQQSQQVLGVLEEAFSAVIYHLQQVDPSRYGDPFIFATFRSLCSWLAEETSCLKEEVTGLLPFLIGYVQSHLRGESPEQGLSDWMAVMSVSEERGPWTGKEPLRYLLPALCHLSAEEGPRKVLLTLDTPALLVDFLTQSWNSLKGKSGVASGRDPSMETACSALLNFTVTEPERVRKDPCFRTLEALLSEALPVLVHKPRLLVLAANFCTLGLMIGRLKSTPSGSVEASQRRFFSSALRFLRGALDSGSNTKLVQVSVSWEENWDEAAELWRLGLQALGGCVRAQPWITTLVREEGWLKHTLTMLGQCSALSDQHTQEALEEALCAVAERCPLCKQEIGDVMRNNKGALSCMRNLKKTMGVK; this is encoded by the exons ATGGCGGAAGGTGCCGAGGTCGTGAGCTGCGAGCCTCCcggagaagaggagcagggagcagggggagaagatggaggaggctCGCAGGGGGATGATGGAGGCGGTTTGACTGATGCTCAGAGAGAAGTGTTGGAAAGATGTCTTCATACTCTCAGACACGCTCAGAATGACAGCCACACTCTTGCTGCTCTTCTGCTG ATCACTCGTTTGTGTCCAGCAAGCCAACTAGACAAACCCACTTTGAGACGTATCTTCGAGGCCGTCGGACTCAACCTTCCCGCTCGGCTTTTGGTGACAGCAGTCAGAGGGCGTGAGAGCTCTGGTTTACCCCCACATGAACTCCTCTCATTGGGCACAGCTCTGCTGGCTGCCTTGAGCACAGACCCAGACATGGCCTCCCATCCCCAGCTCCTCACCACCATCCCGCTACTGCTGGGCCTCTTAGCAGATGGTCCTGTATCAAACcagcaggaagagaaacaagctgGAGAAAAGGGGCAGAGTCCAGATCGTAAAGTACAAGCAGCAGAGAGTTCAGGGCCAGAAAGTAATCCTGCCAAAGTGGAAAAATCAGCTGGGGAGAGAAAAACCAGCAAGCAAAAGTGTGATGACGGCAGCAAATCAAACGGAGTGTCAACATCTCCAGAAACGTCACCGCATGAACGTCTCGATGAGGCCATAGCTGCTGACTGCTACCAAGTTTTAACAGCAGTGTGTGCTTTACCCAGGGGTCTTGATCAGCTACTGAGCAGAGGGGCTGTTCCTGCTCTGTGTCAAGCAGTGGAACAAAACCAGACTTTCAGCCGGCAGAGGGGGCTCGCCTTGCTTGGTTGCCTCCTCTCTGGTAAAACCAAGGAAAAAGCATGGGGTAAACACCCTGCGGAACTCCACTCCCTGCTCGACAGGCTCTCCAAAGATTTCTGTCAGTCCACAGACCAGGCCAGACTGGACATGTGCTCTAAGCTGGTGCAGTTCCTGCCCCCAGTAGGAGTGGCCGCAGCGAGGGATGAGCTGAAGGGAGTCGTGAGCTGCATGTGGGGGACTTTAAGACCCATGATGCAGGCTAAGTTGACACCGAGGCAGATCGGGCTCATCCTGGTCCTCAGTGCGTGTCTGCTGGATTTGTATGGGTGGGAGCTGGTGGGACCCCCAAAGATCTGCTGCTTACTGGTGAACCGGGCCTGTGTGGAGGTCAGGATGGGCCTGGAGGAGCCGCCCGGCAACGAGCTGAGCCcagagctgcagcacacactcacag GCTGTTACAGAATCATGGAGGCAGCCATCGAGCAGGCCTGCTGTCCGGCAATGACTCAGACCGCTGCACCCACTCCGAGCTCCATATCCTCGCTCAGTCTGCAGCAGAGCCAGCAGGTCCTTGGGGTCCTGGAGGAGGCCTTCTCCGCTGTAATTTACCACCTGCAACAG GTGGATCCAAGTCGATACGGCGACCCTTTCATTTTCGCCACATTCCGCTCTCTTTGCTCATGGCTGGCCGAGGAGACTTCCTGTCTGAAGGAGGAAGTGACTGGACTGCTGCCTTTCCTGATCGGCTACGTCCAAAGTCATCTGCGGGGTGAGAGCCCCGAGCAGGGCCTCTCTGACTGGATGGCCGTGATGTCTGTCTCCGAGGAGAGGGGACCCTGGACGGGCAAAGAACCCCTGAG GTATCTCCTCCCGGCTCTGTGCCACCTGTCGGCAGAGGAAGGTCCCAGGAAGGTGCTGCTCACGCTCGACACCCCGGCCCTGCTGGTGGACTTTCTGACCCAGAGCTGGAATTCTCTCAAGGGAAAAAGTGGGGTTGCGTCGGGCAGGGATCCCAGCATGGAGACGGCCTGTTCGGCACTCCTCAACTTCACCGTCACGGAACCAGAGAGAGTCAG aAAGGATCCATGTTTCAGAACTCTAGAGGCTTTGCTGAGTGAAGCACTTCCAGTGTTGGtgcataaaccccgcctcctcgtCCTTGCAGCGAATTTCTGCACTTTGGGGCTGATGATTGGTCGACTCAAATCAACTCCTTCAG GATCAGTGGAAGCCAGTCAGAGGCGTTTCTTCTCCTCAGCTCTCCGGTTCCTCCGCGGCGCCCTGGACTCCGGATCCAACACCAAGTTGGTTCAGGTGAGCGTCAGCTGGGAGGAGAACTGGGACGAGGCTGCCGAGCTCTGGAGGTTGGGCTTGCAAGCTCTGGGAGGCTGCGTCCGCGCTCAGCCCTGGATCACCACGCTGGTCAGAGAGGAAGGTTGgctcaaacacactctcaccaTGCTGGGTCAGTGTAGCGCACTATCTGACCAGCACACGCAGGAGGCGCTAGAGGAAGCTCTGTGTGCCGTGGCAGAGCGGTGTCCCCTCTGTAAACAGGAGATAGGAGACGTGATGAGAAATAATAAAGGAGCTTTGAGCTGCATGCGGA